In the genome of Coraliomargarita algicola, one region contains:
- a CDS encoding carbohydrate binding domain-containing protein, whose product MLGTLDLGAYTTAGLAKQGIENDAISSLEVAPGTVVECFEEDNFLGNVWRFENDCIDLSVLGCDNAISSIKVTRSGPSDNLVINGSFEQGVEQTISWWQGRHISHLNRSLEDPADGYYALWYQADKAMRPLTQSIALEPHKRYHLSAWMKLSPDSEGQVIVDALEPFNENCKLALSADARGGEWVQLSTYFNSGENRKITLQISTSKDFSGRCFWDQLVLAEE is encoded by the coding sequence ATGCTGGGGACGCTTGATCTTGGCGCTTATACCACGGCAGGTTTAGCTAAACAGGGGATCGAGAATGATGCGATTTCATCACTTGAAGTCGCTCCCGGCACCGTGGTGGAGTGTTTTGAAGAAGACAATTTCTTAGGCAATGTCTGGCGCTTTGAAAATGACTGTATCGATTTGAGTGTTCTTGGCTGCGACAATGCTATTTCCTCTATAAAAGTCACACGCAGCGGCCCATCAGATAATTTGGTCATCAATGGCTCTTTTGAACAAGGCGTGGAACAGACCATATCCTGGTGGCAAGGACGGCATATTAGTCATTTAAATCGCAGCCTAGAGGATCCTGCTGACGGTTATTATGCTCTGTGGTATCAGGCAGATAAAGCGATGCGACCGCTTACACAAAGTATCGCTCTGGAGCCACATAAACGCTACCATTTGAGTGCTTGGATGAAACTAAGCCCAGATTCAGAGGGGCAAGTGATCGTAGATGCTTTGGAGCCTTTTAATGAGAACTGTAAGCTGGCATTGAGCGCCGACGCGCGGGGCGGCGAATGGGTTCAGCTAAGCACCTATTTTAATAGCGGGGAGAATCGGAAAATCACTCTGCAAATCAGCACATCAAAAGACTTCAGCGGCAGGTGTTTTTGGGACCAGCTGGTCCTTGCTGAAGAGTGA